From Mycobacteriales bacterium, a single genomic window includes:
- a CDS encoding N-6 DNA methylase — protein sequence MTSQQALDHALLSADSFEGLFTLATTLGWPDSALQPVGRRTDRSLLLVHLAGTPAILLTATEAEESPEDQLQTASLGYSSEAPLALAVTLSTMTLHRPVQWAETPGDSPVATAKRVAAASARSLLTLLSPAAVSTGTAVSGRKGLHPPLHTHLARALASLRAAVLQEALLAGGDPVSDLGLLGLFHKLLFVRVSEDRHDAPDNAARVSELLADRDPRAGLTLLLQAYERHYDSELFESPSPRPQDLPATPVRELLTSMVEPWERLRLDFSLTRSDLSGRLYESYLGLRPGKAAQTETLFDGVDLSDQRARTSAYYTPAPLARRVVEEALRPWLEQRRPQQPQDVGVLDPACGSGAFLLAAFRELRDYFERLHGRSLSADERRQLLTTSIHGADIDMAALMLARVHLLEEADLGSVRLPDLSVNLLWGDSLASPPWAPATVSTQGDASALPLDWRSWLAASGGVDVVLMNPPFGAQRGYGQRADAAQRATLRELYPRTRQWGTDLAARFIELVPGLLRPGGAAGFVLPRTLLHGPSGSGARELLLELGVQRLLDLRGAPVFPSAAAQVCVVATMQGLDSPEVQCEFVLDSRGPTLQLLDQSLPDTRQLTAAVTPSRAELRSNDSWAPFALRWRTELSQDVRAALAPLGDTDVRVVQGTQTGANDRFLLSPDRLAELAELTDPERLHAQAPLLLRGREIRPYRAVASGDRLLLPTPVRSLDRAELDLVVEVCGGYPKNVQPGALDVLLGPKVLLAGFRREPAAVADLAGDYIIVKGAGGGVAFGAPSMPARARAQWLLGVEVLLNSALYQWWLRGTGAPRHDETIELSIEQLRTMPWPQLAPTDWSTLARAGTAVRRALTLESPRGRTEAYWAARAEADALVDAVLDVQPRLSELVRDELLREG from the coding sequence ATGACGAGTCAGCAGGCGCTCGATCATGCGCTGCTGTCGGCGGACTCGTTCGAAGGCTTGTTCACCTTGGCGACCACTCTGGGGTGGCCGGACAGTGCCCTGCAGCCCGTGGGCCGGCGGACGGACAGGTCCTTGCTGCTCGTCCACCTCGCGGGCACCCCGGCCATCTTGCTGACCGCAACGGAGGCGGAGGAATCACCCGAGGACCAGCTGCAGACAGCGAGTCTCGGCTACAGCTCCGAGGCTCCCCTTGCCCTCGCGGTCACACTGTCGACCATGACACTGCACCGTCCGGTGCAGTGGGCGGAGACACCCGGTGATTCCCCCGTGGCAACGGCCAAGCGCGTCGCGGCTGCCTCTGCCCGGAGCCTGCTGACTCTGCTCTCGCCAGCCGCTGTCTCCACCGGGACGGCCGTCAGCGGACGTAAAGGACTGCATCCTCCGCTGCACACGCACCTCGCTCGAGCGCTGGCGTCTCTGCGCGCCGCCGTTCTACAGGAGGCACTGCTCGCAGGGGGCGACCCGGTCTCCGACCTCGGCCTGTTGGGCCTGTTCCACAAGCTGCTCTTCGTCCGCGTCTCCGAGGACCGTCATGACGCGCCCGACAACGCAGCGCGCGTCTCCGAGCTCCTGGCAGATCGTGACCCGCGAGCGGGTCTGACACTGCTGCTCCAGGCCTACGAGCGCCATTACGACAGCGAGCTCTTCGAGTCCCCCTCACCACGTCCGCAGGACCTGCCAGCCACTCCCGTCCGTGAGCTCCTGACATCCATGGTCGAGCCGTGGGAGCGGCTCCGGCTCGACTTCTCGCTCACGCGCAGCGACCTGTCCGGACGCCTGTACGAGTCCTACCTCGGCCTGCGACCTGGAAAGGCGGCGCAGACCGAGACCCTTTTCGACGGCGTGGACCTGTCCGATCAGCGGGCGCGAACGAGTGCGTACTACACGCCCGCGCCCCTGGCGCGCCGCGTCGTTGAGGAGGCCTTGCGTCCCTGGCTGGAGCAGCGCCGGCCGCAGCAGCCACAGGACGTCGGGGTCCTCGACCCCGCCTGCGGCAGCGGCGCCTTCCTGCTCGCCGCATTTCGGGAGCTGCGCGACTACTTCGAGCGGCTCCACGGACGCAGCCTCAGCGCAGACGAGCGGCGTCAGCTCTTGACGACCAGCATCCACGGCGCGGACATCGACATGGCCGCGCTGATGCTGGCACGGGTGCATCTGCTCGAGGAGGCCGACCTCGGCAGCGTCCGGCTACCGGACCTGTCAGTGAACCTCCTCTGGGGCGACAGCCTGGCGTCTCCGCCGTGGGCGCCCGCGACCGTCTCCACCCAGGGCGACGCCAGCGCCCTCCCCCTGGACTGGCGGTCCTGGCTGGCCGCGTCGGGTGGCGTCGACGTCGTCCTGATGAACCCGCCGTTCGGCGCGCAACGCGGCTACGGCCAGCGAGCGGACGCCGCGCAGCGCGCCACGCTGCGCGAGCTCTACCCGCGCACGCGCCAGTGGGGAACGGATCTGGCCGCCCGCTTCATCGAGCTCGTGCCCGGTCTGCTGCGACCCGGCGGCGCAGCCGGTTTCGTCCTGCCGAGGACGCTGCTGCACGGTCCGAGCGGCAGCGGAGCACGTGAGCTGCTCCTCGAGCTCGGCGTGCAGCGACTCCTGGACCTGCGAGGTGCGCCTGTCTTCCCGTCAGCCGCTGCCCAGGTGTGCGTGGTCGCCACGATGCAAGGGCTCGACAGCCCTGAGGTCCAGTGCGAGTTCGTCCTTGACTCCCGAGGCCCGACGCTGCAGTTGCTCGACCAGTCGCTGCCCGACACGCGACAGCTCACCGCAGCGGTCACCCCCTCGCGAGCCGAGCTCCGCTCCAACGACAGCTGGGCACCCTTCGCGCTCCGCTGGCGTACGGAACTGAGCCAGGACGTGCGCGCCGCACTCGCGCCCTTGGGCGACACCGACGTACGCGTCGTTCAGGGGACACAGACGGGAGCCAACGACCGCTTCCTGTTGTCGCCGGACCGGTTGGCTGAACTCGCTGAGCTCACCGATCCGGAGCGTCTGCACGCGCAGGCACCGCTGCTGCTGCGCGGCCGGGAGATCCGGCCTTACCGCGCGGTGGCATCGGGCGACCGGCTGCTTCTGCCGACGCCCGTACGCAGCCTGGACCGGGCGGAACTCGACCTGGTCGTGGAGGTGTGCGGCGGCTATCCGAAGAACGTGCAGCCGGGGGCGCTCGACGTGTTGCTCGGCCCCAAGGTGCTGCTCGCCGGCTTCCGCCGAGAGCCCGCGGCCGTCGCCGACCTCGCCGGCGACTACATCATCGTCAAGGGTGCCGGTGGCGGAGTTGCGTTCGGCGCTCCGTCCATGCCCGCACGAGCACGTGCGCAGTGGCTGCTCGGCGTGGAGGTCCTCCTCAACAGTGCGCTCTACCAGTGGTGGCTGCGCGGCACCGGGGCCCCGCGCCACGACGAGACCATCGAGCTGAGCATTGAGCAGCTACGCACCATGCCGTGGCCGCAGCTCGCTCCGACCGACTGGTCGACGCTCGCACGTGCGGGGACAGCCGTACGACGAGCACTGACGCTGGAGTCGCCGCGCGGTCGCACCGAGGCGTACTGGGCAGCTCGCGCCGAGGCCGACGCGCTCGTCGACGCGGTGCTGGACGTGCAGCCACGGCTGTCCGAGCTCGTGCGCGACGAGCTGCTGCGCGAGGGGTAG
- the pglW gene encoding BREX system serine/threonine kinase PglW, with protein sequence MDGSRWVEVTASPFPHEAEGLAQVKAMLPMAPPFRAWSNVEFRDSSGRWSEVDLLVLGRRRLHLVEMKYYSGVLRGNDLTWQRDGRPAEDSPLKLARRKAQRLASRLRDEAERYARETRQPVGAVRDALPYVQESVYLHHPTFRSGLPMASQADLFGLRGDTARIGLDGIDERLLESGRPGQQVDVRTEEVVVALLSRIGLVQRRQREVGSWIIDDEPMGDGDGYQDWPAHHRVATTDRRRIRFFLTPPGAGADQARITKAVAEHEYRILSRLHAEGLLRPLDLVEHELGVGLVFPYDERLRRLDLWLSDRADALSTERRLDVVQQVAETLAYAHRHRVVHRGLQPSAVAVREVDGTMLRVVVGDWQSSGMVPGGSSVAGSSVAGVTGLAGSEAAQRLAGVLGAGADDARRLAQAYAAPESTGAAADRVRLDVFALGALTYYLVSGRHPAADRLALRDRLTAEGGLDLAADMSQVPSALRALVLQATRPVVSERLADVRAFLELLDGVRAQLAGTDEIVDPLEAVPGGLLDGRWEVQRRLGKGSTALALLVRDTTGGDGDQPVVLKCALDDAAAARLDDEAAVLATLDHPRLVRLLDGPVDVGGRRALVLTSAGESTLAEALQARAGRLSLDRLERWGRELLEAMSALERLGLSHRDVKPANLGLLEGRGDRQAHLVLFDFSLARARADALTAGTAPYLDPFLGTGARTQYDSAAERYAAAVVLFEMATGAPPAFGDGQSDPAMVREEATVHEGLFDPVLAPRLVPFFRTALARNAAARHGTAGDMRAAWAAVFDTTDTGAPDDAGALAAAAVPGTPLVEAGLSARALSAVEPLKVVTAGDLAAIDPVRLSRLAGVAEATRKELRERARLWREAFAAPAEDVSVSEVERALDLLLRAVPEGQRATAAAVLGHGTEADVDAFAPAGRVAAALGRKRVRVTADLVAARAAWRADADAAALLERVRAAVDDALGEVGVVATATALAAAAGAVGGSVAPVEADRRRLRGLLAAALDPVATDALALRRRGDDVVLFGREPALLDAIGAAGAALDEALAASGPDVLLGASRVGDLAGLTAPVLQPLDDAAVVPLVVAAAVGARLSGRGEVHRADLPSAAALRLALDGLSQAEPLAAGEVRERVRARFPSLPPLPGRPQLDVLLEEAGLALVYDEARTAYRARALPTDTTGFRSRVPTRHLSPEAARLLATGELGVRLEESLRTRSFLALAVGARDLDRAQRALAQRFEARTVDVTGVLLDAVERTAASFPIAWEQVVAADAAAPGTTAAQGLAKLVADALPEVRAAVEAALAESAATGAPVVLTELGALARYGALGMLSTWTDLAARRPSAVWALLPQLGADLGAVVDGRPVPLAAPGQLLRLDSDWLVAVTDDVPT encoded by the coding sequence ATGGACGGGTCCCGCTGGGTGGAGGTGACCGCCTCGCCGTTCCCCCACGAGGCTGAGGGCCTCGCGCAGGTCAAGGCGATGCTGCCGATGGCGCCGCCGTTCCGGGCCTGGTCGAACGTCGAGTTCCGCGACTCGTCGGGCCGCTGGTCGGAGGTCGACCTGCTGGTGCTCGGTCGCCGCCGGCTGCACCTGGTCGAGATGAAGTACTACAGCGGCGTCCTGCGCGGCAACGACCTGACCTGGCAGCGCGACGGCCGGCCGGCGGAGGACTCGCCCCTGAAGCTGGCTCGGCGGAAGGCCCAGCGCCTGGCGAGCCGGCTGCGCGACGAGGCCGAGCGCTACGCGCGGGAGACCCGCCAGCCGGTCGGCGCCGTCCGCGACGCGCTGCCGTACGTCCAGGAGTCGGTCTACCTGCACCACCCGACCTTCCGTTCCGGCCTGCCGATGGCGAGCCAGGCCGATCTGTTCGGGTTGCGGGGCGACACGGCACGCATCGGGCTGGACGGCATCGACGAGCGGCTGCTCGAGAGCGGCCGGCCCGGTCAGCAAGTGGACGTGCGCACCGAGGAGGTCGTTGTCGCGCTGCTGTCGCGCATCGGCCTGGTGCAGCGGCGCCAGCGCGAAGTCGGTTCGTGGATCATCGACGACGAGCCGATGGGCGACGGCGACGGCTATCAGGACTGGCCGGCCCACCACCGGGTCGCGACGACCGACCGGCGCCGCATCCGCTTCTTCCTCACCCCACCAGGGGCCGGCGCCGACCAGGCGCGCATCACGAAGGCGGTCGCCGAGCACGAGTACCGCATCCTGAGCCGGCTGCACGCCGAGGGGCTGCTGCGGCCGCTCGACCTGGTGGAGCACGAGCTCGGGGTCGGACTGGTCTTCCCGTACGACGAGCGGCTGCGGCGGCTGGACCTCTGGCTGTCGGATCGCGCCGACGCGCTGAGCACCGAGCGGCGGCTCGACGTGGTGCAGCAGGTGGCGGAGACGCTGGCGTACGCCCACCGGCACCGGGTGGTGCACCGCGGTCTGCAGCCGTCGGCGGTGGCGGTACGGGAGGTCGACGGCACGATGCTGCGCGTGGTCGTCGGCGACTGGCAGTCCTCCGGGATGGTGCCGGGAGGCTCGTCGGTGGCGGGCTCGTCGGTGGCGGGCGTGACGGGGCTGGCCGGCTCGGAGGCCGCGCAGCGCCTGGCGGGGGTGCTCGGAGCGGGGGCGGACGACGCGCGGCGGCTGGCGCAGGCGTACGCGGCTCCCGAGTCGACCGGGGCGGCTGCCGACCGGGTGCGGCTCGACGTCTTCGCGCTCGGCGCCCTGACCTACTACCTCGTGTCGGGCCGGCACCCGGCGGCCGACCGGCTGGCGCTGCGGGATCGGCTGACGGCCGAGGGCGGGCTCGACCTCGCGGCCGACATGTCGCAGGTCCCGTCTGCGCTGCGGGCGCTGGTGCTGCAGGCGACGCGTCCGGTCGTGTCGGAGCGGCTGGCCGACGTGCGGGCCTTCCTGGAGCTGCTCGACGGGGTGCGCGCGCAGCTGGCTGGCACCGACGAGATCGTCGACCCGCTCGAGGCCGTGCCCGGGGGGCTGCTCGACGGTCGCTGGGAGGTGCAGCGGCGGCTCGGCAAGGGCTCGACCGCCTTGGCGCTGCTCGTGCGGGACACCACGGGCGGCGACGGCGACCAGCCGGTGGTCCTGAAGTGCGCGCTCGACGACGCCGCGGCCGCGCGACTCGACGACGAGGCTGCGGTGCTGGCGACTCTCGACCACCCGCGCCTGGTCCGGCTGCTCGACGGGCCGGTCGACGTCGGGGGCCGGCGGGCGCTGGTGCTGACGAGCGCCGGCGAGTCGACGCTGGCGGAGGCGCTGCAGGCGCGGGCGGGGCGGCTGTCGCTGGACCGGCTGGAGCGCTGGGGCCGGGAGCTGCTGGAGGCCATGTCGGCGCTGGAGCGCCTCGGGCTGAGCCACCGGGACGTCAAGCCCGCCAACCTCGGGTTGCTGGAGGGTCGCGGCGACCGGCAGGCCCACCTGGTGCTGTTCGACTTCTCGTTGGCGCGGGCCCGGGCCGACGCCCTGACGGCGGGTACGGCCCCGTACCTCGACCCGTTCCTCGGCACCGGCGCGCGGACGCAGTACGACTCCGCCGCTGAGCGGTACGCCGCCGCGGTCGTGCTGTTCGAGATGGCGACCGGTGCGCCGCCGGCCTTCGGCGACGGGCAGAGCGACCCGGCGATGGTGCGCGAGGAGGCGACGGTCCACGAGGGGCTGTTCGACCCGGTGCTCGCGCCGCGGCTCGTGCCGTTCTTCCGGACGGCGCTCGCGCGGAACGCCGCGGCCCGCCACGGCACCGCCGGAGACATGCGGGCCGCCTGGGCGGCGGTCTTCGACACGACCGACACCGGCGCCCCGGACGATGCGGGGGCTCTCGCGGCCGCGGCCGTCCCGGGAACGCCGCTGGTGGAGGCGGGCCTGTCAGCACGGGCGCTGTCGGCGGTCGAGCCGCTGAAGGTCGTCACCGCAGGTGATCTTGCCGCGATCGACCCCGTACGCCTCAGCCGTCTGGCCGGTGTCGCCGAGGCGACGCGCAAGGAGCTGCGCGAGCGCGCACGGCTGTGGCGGGAGGCCTTCGCCGCCCCTGCCGAAGACGTCAGCGTGTCGGAGGTCGAGCGGGCGCTGGACCTGCTGCTGCGTGCCGTGCCCGAAGGGCAGCGTGCGACGGCGGCCGCGGTGCTCGGCCACGGCACCGAGGCGGACGTCGATGCCTTCGCGCCCGCCGGGAGGGTCGCCGCCGCGCTGGGGCGCAAGCGGGTGCGCGTGACCGCTGACCTCGTTGCAGCGCGGGCGGCGTGGCGCGCGGATGCCGACGCCGCGGCGCTGCTGGAGCGGGTGCGCGCCGCGGTCGACGACGCCCTGGGTGAGGTCGGCGTCGTCGCCACGGCGACCGCGCTGGCCGCGGCCGCGGGTGCGGTCGGGGGTTCGGTCGCCCCGGTCGAGGCTGATCGGCGCCGGCTGCGCGGCCTGCTCGCGGCGGCGCTGGACCCCGTGGCGACGGACGCCCTGGCCTTGCGCCGGCGCGGCGACGACGTCGTGCTGTTCGGCCGGGAGCCGGCGCTGCTCGACGCGATCGGTGCGGCGGGCGCCGCGCTCGACGAGGCGCTGGCGGCCTCCGGCCCGGACGTGCTGCTGGGCGCCTCGCGGGTCGGCGACCTTGCGGGCCTGACCGCCCCGGTCCTGCAGCCGCTGGACGACGCGGCGGTCGTGCCGCTGGTCGTCGCCGCCGCCGTGGGGGCGCGGCTGTCGGGGCGCGGCGAGGTGCACCGCGCCGACCTGCCGTCGGCGGCGGCGCTGCGCCTGGCGCTGGACGGCCTGTCCCAGGCCGAGCCGCTCGCGGCCGGTGAGGTGCGCGAGCGTGTACGCGCGCGCTTCCCCTCCCTGCCGCCGCTGCCCGGCCGCCCGCAGCTCGACGTGCTGCTGGAGGAGGCAGGGCTCGCCCTGGTCTACGACGAGGCGCGCACGGCCTACCGTGCGCGGGCGCTCCCGACCGACACGACGGGTTTCCGGTCTCGGGTGCCGACGCGACACCTGTCGCCCGAGGCGGCGCGACTGCTGGCGACCGGCGAGCTGGGGGTGCGGCTCGAGGAGAGCCTGCGTACGCGCAGCTTCCTGGCGCTGGCCGTCGGCGCCCGCGACCTCGACCGGGCGCAGCGCGCGCTGGCGCAGCGCTTCGAGGCCCGCACCGTCGACGTGACCGGCGTGCTGCTCGACGCGGTGGAGCGCACGGCCGCATCCTTCCCGATCGCCTGGGAGCAGGTCGTCGCCGCGGACGCCGCGGCTCCGGGGACGACCGCGGCACAAGGCCTGGCCAAGCTGGTCGCTGACGCGCTGCCCGAGGTGCGCGCCGCGGTGGAGGCCGCGCTCGCCGAGTCTGCCGCCACGGGTGCTCCGGTGGTGCTGACCGAGCTGGGGGCGCTCGCCCGCTACGGCGCCCTCGGGATGCTGTCGACCTGGACCGACCTCGCGGCCCGGCGGCCCTCCGCGGTGTGGGCGCTGCTGCCGCAGCTCGGCGCCGACCTGGGTGCGGTCGTCGACGGGCGCCCCGTTCCGCTGGCCGCTCCGGGGCAGCTGCTGCGGCTCGACTCCGACTGGCTGGTCGCCGTGACCGACGACGTCCCGACCTGA
- a CDS encoding type III pantothenate kinase, whose product MLLTVDVGNTNTVLGLFDGDHLFESYRIKSDPRVTADELALMFRGLLSAHPEPDGVAVCSTVPSVLDELRRMFERYFADVPTVVVGPGIRTGVPLLYDNPREVGPDRVVNTLAAHTLYGGPAVVVDFGTSTNFDVVSAKGEFLGGALAPGIEISVDALASRAARLFKVELVEPRSVIGKTTGEALQSGLLYGFAGQVDGMVRRIADELGEEPVVLATGGLSHLMFTVCDTLDHHEPDLTLIGLRLVYERNG is encoded by the coding sequence GTGCTTCTCACCGTCGACGTCGGCAACACCAACACCGTGCTCGGCCTGTTCGACGGGGACCATCTGTTCGAGAGCTACCGCATCAAGTCCGACCCGCGGGTCACCGCCGACGAGCTGGCGCTGATGTTCCGTGGGCTGCTGTCGGCACACCCGGAGCCGGACGGCGTCGCCGTCTGCTCGACGGTGCCGAGTGTGCTGGACGAGCTGCGCCGGATGTTCGAGCGGTACTTCGCCGACGTGCCGACCGTCGTCGTCGGCCCGGGGATCCGGACCGGCGTGCCGCTGCTTTACGACAACCCGCGCGAGGTCGGCCCCGACCGGGTCGTCAACACCCTCGCCGCGCACACCCTCTACGGCGGCCCGGCGGTGGTCGTGGACTTCGGCACGTCGACCAACTTCGACGTGGTGTCCGCCAAGGGGGAGTTCCTCGGGGGGGCGCTCGCGCCGGGGATCGAGATCAGCGTCGACGCGCTGGCCTCCCGGGCCGCGCGGCTGTTCAAGGTGGAGCTCGTCGAGCCGCGCTCGGTCATCGGCAAGACGACCGGGGAGGCGCTGCAGTCCGGCCTGCTCTACGGCTTCGCCGGGCAGGTGGACGGCATGGTCCGGCGGATCGCCGACGAGCTCGGCGAGGAGCCGGTGGTGCTGGCCACGGGCGGGCTGTCGCACCTGATGTTCACCGTCTGCGACACCCTCGACCATCACGAGCCCGACCTCACCCTGATCGGCCTGCGGCTGGTCTACGAGCGCAACGGCTGA
- a CDS encoding L-aspartate oxidase, with protein sequence MTVARRLLAPEAGWTTTADVVVVGSGVAGLTAALHATRAGSVLLVTKVLVGDGSTRWAQGGVAAALGPGDSPEQHLRDTLAAGAGLCHVPAVQVLCEEGPTRLRELITLGAAFDRGNSGELALTREGGHSRDRIVHAGGDATGVEVQRALVAAVQAHPRIRVVENALVLDLLRTAGGRAAGVTLHVLGAGTEDGVGSVHARAVVLATGGLGQVFSSTTNPSVATGDGVALALRAGAAVMDVEFVQFHPTALFLGPGRTGQQPLVSEAMRGEGAVLVDAAGRRILSSQDHPLADLAPRDVVAKAITRRMLEQGVDHVLLDARHLGEDLLLQRFPTIVARCREAGIDPVRELVPVAPAAHHASGGVRTDLSGRTDVPGLYACGELACTGAHGANRLASNSLLEGLVFAARIGADLERALPPQGQPVPPSGPGVLLDPAIRLELGRTMIEGAGVLRSKASLAATACRLDDLARRTTDAPGPAAWEATSLHQVAVALVAAAAQRAETRGAHWREDHPDVSDAWRGHLVTTLSGTAFEPL encoded by the coding sequence GTGACGGTTGCGCGGCGGCTGCTGGCGCCAGAGGCCGGCTGGACCACGACCGCCGACGTGGTCGTGGTGGGCTCGGGCGTGGCCGGGCTGACCGCCGCGCTGCACGCCACCCGCGCAGGATCGGTCCTGCTGGTCACCAAGGTCCTCGTCGGCGACGGGTCCACGCGCTGGGCGCAGGGCGGCGTCGCCGCCGCCCTTGGTCCGGGGGACAGTCCCGAGCAGCACCTGCGCGACACCCTCGCCGCGGGCGCCGGGCTGTGTCACGTGCCGGCCGTGCAGGTGCTGTGCGAGGAGGGCCCGACGCGGCTGCGCGAGCTGATCACCCTCGGTGCCGCCTTCGACAGGGGGAACTCCGGTGAGCTGGCCCTCACTCGCGAGGGAGGTCACTCCCGGGACCGGATCGTGCACGCGGGCGGTGACGCCACCGGGGTCGAGGTGCAGCGCGCGCTGGTCGCCGCGGTTCAGGCGCATCCCCGGATCCGCGTGGTCGAGAACGCCCTCGTGCTGGACCTGCTGCGGACGGCGGGCGGCCGGGCCGCAGGCGTGACCCTGCACGTGCTCGGGGCGGGCACCGAGGACGGTGTCGGGTCCGTGCATGCCCGTGCCGTCGTGCTCGCCACCGGCGGCCTGGGCCAGGTGTTCTCGAGCACCACCAACCCTTCGGTCGCCACCGGCGACGGCGTGGCGCTCGCGCTGCGGGCGGGGGCGGCGGTGATGGATGTGGAGTTCGTGCAGTTCCACCCGACGGCGCTGTTCCTGGGACCGGGTCGGACGGGACAGCAACCGCTGGTGTCGGAGGCGATGCGTGGCGAGGGCGCGGTTCTGGTTGATGCCGCCGGACGGCGGATCCTCTCTTCGCAGGACCATCCGCTGGCCGACCTCGCGCCGCGCGACGTGGTCGCGAAGGCGATCACCCGCCGGATGCTGGAGCAGGGCGTCGACCACGTCCTGCTCGACGCCCGCCACCTGGGGGAGGACCTGCTGCTGCAGCGCTTCCCGACGATCGTCGCCCGTTGCCGCGAGGCCGGCATCGACCCGGTGCGCGAGCTGGTTCCGGTGGCGCCGGCCGCGCATCACGCCAGCGGTGGCGTACGCACCGACCTGTCCGGGCGCACCGACGTCCCGGGGTTGTACGCCTGCGGCGAGCTGGCCTGTACCGGCGCGCACGGTGCGAACCGGCTCGCTTCCAACAGCCTGCTGGAGGGGCTGGTCTTCGCCGCCCGCATCGGCGCCGACCTCGAGCGCGCGCTCCCGCCGCAGGGGCAGCCGGTGCCGCCGTCCGGCCCCGGCGTGCTGCTCGACCCGGCCATCCGCCTCGAGCTCGGCCGCACGATGATTGAGGGGGCCGGCGTGCTCCGCAGCAAGGCGTCGTTGGCCGCGACGGCCTGCCGGCTGGACGATCTCGCCCGCCGCACGACCGACGCGCCCGGGCCGGCGGCGTGGGAGGCGACGAGCCTGCACCAGGTCGCCGTGGCGCTGGTCGCGGCCGCCGCCCAGCGTGCCGAGACCCGGGGCGCGCACTGGCGCGAGGATCATCCCGACGTCTCCGACGCCTGGCGCGGGCACCTGGTCACCACCCTGTCCGGCACCGCCTTCGAGCCCCTGTAG
- the panD gene encoding aspartate 1-decarboxylase, with protein MYRTMLKSKIHRATVTQADLHYVGSVTVDEDLMDAADLLAGEQVAIVDVTNGARLETYVIAGARGSGVIGINGAAARLVHPGDLVILIAYGQMEDAEARRYEPRVVFVDAANRIVGTGHDPAEALPGSGLSRGDVVHAGPRTGPYDDDPSLLG; from the coding sequence GTGTACCGCACCATGCTCAAGAGCAAGATCCACCGCGCGACGGTCACGCAGGCCGACCTGCACTATGTCGGGTCCGTCACCGTCGACGAGGACCTGATGGACGCCGCCGACCTGCTGGCCGGCGAGCAGGTCGCCATCGTGGACGTCACCAACGGCGCGCGCCTCGAGACCTACGTCATCGCCGGAGCCCGCGGCAGCGGGGTGATCGGGATCAACGGTGCCGCAGCGCGTCTCGTGCACCCCGGCGACCTGGTCATCCTCATCGCCTACGGGCAGATGGAGGACGCCGAGGCCCGCCGCTACGAGCCGCGCGTGGTGTTCGTCGACGCCGCCAACCGCATCGTCGGGACCGGTCACGACCCGGCCGAGGCGCTGCCCGGCAGCGGGCTGTCCCGCGGTGACGTGGTCCACGCCGGCCCGCGTACCGGGCCGTACGACGACGACCCGTCGCTGCTCGGGTGA
- the panC gene encoding pantoate--beta-alanine ligase, protein MRVVSTRVELADARAALSGRVAVVMTMGALHEGHAELVRQARRRADSVLVTVFVNPLQFGRGEDLGRYPRTLDADLEVCRREGADLVFTPTAEVVYPDGPPLVRVSAGSLGEVLEGASRPGHLDGVLTVVLKLLHLTRPDLALFGQKDAQQLVGVRRMVRDLDLPVEVVAVPTVREPDGLALSSRNAYLTGDQRTSALALSRALATGDVEAGRAVLAATPGVVPDYLARVDSATFSPCPDGDLLVVAAYVGRTRLIDNRTVPEG, encoded by the coding sequence GTGAGGGTCGTCTCGACGCGGGTGGAGCTGGCCGACGCCCGTGCCGCGCTCTCCGGCCGGGTCGCCGTCGTCATGACGATGGGCGCACTGCACGAGGGGCACGCCGAGCTGGTCCGGCAGGCCCGGCGGCGCGCCGACTCGGTGCTCGTGACCGTCTTCGTCAACCCGCTGCAGTTCGGCCGGGGCGAGGATCTCGGCCGCTACCCGCGCACCCTCGACGCCGATCTCGAGGTCTGTCGCCGCGAGGGTGCCGATCTGGTCTTCACGCCGACCGCGGAGGTCGTGTATCCCGACGGTCCGCCGCTGGTGCGGGTCAGCGCGGGTTCGCTCGGCGAGGTGCTCGAGGGCGCCAGTCGACCCGGCCATCTCGACGGAGTGCTGACGGTCGTGCTGAAGCTGCTGCACCTCACCCGGCCCGACCTGGCGCTGTTCGGCCAGAAGGACGCGCAGCAGCTGGTCGGTGTCCGGCGGATGGTGCGCGACCTGGACCTGCCGGTGGAGGTCGTGGCCGTGCCGACGGTCCGAGAGCCGGACGGCCTGGCCCTGTCGAGCCGCAACGCCTACCTGACCGGCGACCAGCGGACCAGCGCCCTGGCCCTGTCCCGGGCCCTCGCCACCGGCGACGTGGAGGCCGGCCGGGCGGTCCTCGCGGCCACTCCCGGTGTCGTGCCCGACTACCTGGCGCGGGTCGACAGCGCCACCTTCTCCCCCTGCCCGGACGGTGACCTGCTCGTGGTCGCCGCGTACGTGGGCCGCACCCGCCTGATCGACAACCGCACCGTCCCGGAAGGCTGA